A window of the Vibrio fluvialis genome harbors these coding sequences:
- a CDS encoding LysR family transcriptional regulator has translation MDLNLVRTFLVVAEYQSFTKAAEKLDITQPAVSSAIKRLEKQYGQALFTKQGRGIELTTKGHQLVPSFRQALDIIENAMEMREHFNVYCNESILHCLQPFENVTLSESPVEKHQLFEHLRQQRVDLILDTMLTKENAFVIEEVHREPLALICRIGHPRVQDSLTKEAFYREKHVLYSGLWDNLRGFEQICREPIEEREIDIVSGSIAGMALYVSQSDSLGVISHSFAKKWAKTLNLQVLECPINTAYIPYHLVYHRRELKNPAHKALRDKIKRRLVQFQHNLGTLTA, from the coding sequence ATGGACCTAAATTTAGTACGTACATTTCTGGTAGTGGCTGAGTACCAATCATTCACAAAAGCCGCTGAAAAACTGGATATCACGCAACCTGCCGTGAGCTCGGCAATCAAACGACTTGAGAAACAATATGGTCAGGCGCTCTTTACTAAGCAAGGGCGAGGCATTGAACTGACCACGAAAGGACATCAACTTGTGCCCTCTTTCCGTCAAGCGCTCGATATCATTGAAAACGCGATGGAAATGCGTGAACACTTCAATGTGTATTGCAATGAATCGATACTGCACTGCCTGCAACCTTTCGAGAATGTGACGTTGAGTGAATCACCAGTAGAAAAACACCAGTTGTTTGAGCATTTGCGCCAACAACGGGTGGATTTGATCCTCGACACCATGCTGACTAAAGAGAACGCTTTCGTGATCGAGGAAGTTCACCGAGAACCTTTGGCGTTGATTTGCCGCATCGGACACCCGAGAGTTCAGGATTCACTGACCAAAGAAGCGTTCTACCGCGAAAAGCATGTGCTCTACAGCGGGCTCTGGGACAATCTGCGGGGTTTTGAACAGATTTGTCGCGAACCGATTGAAGAGCGGGAGATCGACATCGTCAGTGGTTCGATAGCAGGCATGGCCCTTTATGTTTCGCAGTCTGATTCACTCGGCGTCATTTCACACTCTTTTGCGAAAAAATGGGCTAAAACGCTCAATCTTCAAGTGTTGGAATGCCCAATCAACACCGCGTACATCCCCTATCATCTGGTTTACCATCGACGCGAATTAAAAAATCCAGCCCACAAGGCTCTGAGGGATAAAATCAAACGCCGTTTAGTTCAATTTCAACATAACTTGGGAACACTGACCGCTTGA
- a CDS encoding arylsulfatase codes for MSTRNKKRSGKLLLNACTLAMGAASATAYAADKPNILVIFGDDVGYWNLSTYNQGMLAYTTPNIDSIASEGAKFTNFYAQQSSTAGRSAFITGQMPKRTGLSKVGMPGAPEGISEKDPTIATMLKQLGYATGQFGKNHLGDRDEHLPTNHGFDEFFGNLYHLNAEEEPENVDYPKNPEFRKKFGPRGVIHSYADGKIEDTGPLNRKRMETVDGEFLDAAETFIEKQVKADKPFFTWFNTTRMHNFTHVPKEYDGKTGAGFYADGVKQHDDQIGQLLKKIKDLGVDDNTIIIYTTDNGPMINLWPDAGMTPFRSEKNTGWEGAFRVPAMIKWPGHIQPGTTLNGIVSLEDFFPTLLAAAGDDKVKDELLKGKKANGKSYKVHLDGYNQLPYFTGQTQESARKEFVYWSDDGDLLAVRYNQFKMHFAIQEHESGLDVWKYPFTKLRVPLIFDLSIDPFERGDTGMGYDRWMYERSYLLGPAIEKVNQIMSTFDDFPPRMEAGSFVPK; via the coding sequence ATGAGTACACGCAATAAAAAGCGCTCAGGCAAGCTGCTGCTCAATGCATGCACACTCGCTATGGGGGCGGCGTCAGCAACGGCTTATGCAGCAGACAAGCCCAATATTCTGGTGATATTTGGCGATGATGTTGGCTATTGGAACCTGAGCACATACAACCAAGGCATGCTGGCGTACACCACGCCAAACATAGACAGTATTGCGTCGGAGGGGGCGAAATTCACCAACTTTTACGCGCAGCAGAGCTCGACCGCAGGCCGTAGCGCATTCATTACGGGTCAGATGCCTAAACGCACTGGCTTGAGTAAAGTGGGCATGCCGGGGGCACCGGAAGGGATTAGCGAAAAAGATCCTACCATTGCGACCATGTTAAAGCAGCTGGGCTATGCCACTGGCCAGTTTGGTAAAAACCATTTAGGCGACCGTGACGAGCATCTGCCAACCAACCACGGCTTTGATGAGTTCTTTGGTAACCTTTACCACCTCAATGCTGAAGAAGAACCGGAAAACGTCGATTACCCGAAAAATCCGGAGTTCCGTAAGAAATTCGGCCCTCGCGGCGTTATCCATTCTTACGCGGATGGCAAAATTGAGGACACTGGTCCTCTCAATCGTAAACGTATGGAAACCGTTGATGGCGAGTTCCTCGATGCGGCAGAAACCTTCATTGAGAAGCAGGTGAAAGCAGATAAGCCATTCTTTACCTGGTTTAACACCACTCGTATGCACAATTTCACCCACGTTCCGAAAGAGTACGACGGCAAGACAGGGGCCGGCTTCTACGCTGATGGCGTGAAACAGCACGATGACCAGATTGGTCAGCTTCTGAAGAAAATCAAAGATCTTGGCGTAGACGACAACACCATCATCATCTACACCACCGATAACGGTCCGATGATCAACCTGTGGCCGGATGCGGGGATGACTCCGTTCCGCAGTGAGAAAAACACCGGTTGGGAAGGCGCTTTCCGTGTACCGGCGATGATCAAATGGCCAGGCCACATCCAACCCGGTACAACGCTGAACGGCATTGTGTCTCTGGAAGACTTTTTCCCGACGCTGCTCGCGGCAGCGGGGGACGACAAAGTCAAAGATGAACTGCTGAAAGGCAAGAAAGCTAACGGTAAGTCGTACAAAGTTCATCTCGATGGCTACAACCAGTTGCCATACTTCACGGGGCAAACTCAAGAATCCGCGCGTAAAGAGTTTGTTTATTGGAGTGATGACGGTGACTTGCTCGCGGTGCGTTACAACCAGTTCAAAATGCACTTTGCGATTCAAGAGCACGAATCCGGGCTCGATGTGTGGAAATACCCATTCACCAAACTTCGCGTCCCTCTGATCTTTGACCTGAGTATCGATCCGTTTGAACGCGGCGATACTGGTATGGGCTACGACCGTTGGATGTACGAGCGTTCCTACTTGCTTGGTCCGGCGATTGAGAAAGTGAACCAGATTATGTCGACGTTCGACGATTTCCCACCACGTATGGAAGCAGGTAGCTTTGTACCGAAATAA
- a CDS encoding anaerobic sulfatase maturase: MTKPSTQASTLLDLVPLKTAYKDLSENPTYQRRFHVMAKPGGAKCNIDCQYCFYLHKENLLHQPKQPKMDDETLEAFVKSYIESQDGDEIVFSWQGGEPTLLGLDYFKKIVELQKKYQPQGVRIENDLQTNGILLNDEWCHFLAENHFLVGLSIDGPEEIHNKYRVTRSGKPTFHLVMSAVEKIKAHGVRFNALVTVNRYNVKHPLEVYRFVTRELGATYVQFNPVVEPSDFKTTAPQFWNDSMIPVVGSELSKPGHPMSIVTDWSVDADDWGQFLIAIFEEWVNNDLGRVLVNLFETAVAQVMGKPAQLCITAEFCGKGLAIEHNGDVFSCDHYVYPEYKLANVKQRPLNEMAFSVRQQAFGMAKRDSLPKYCKECPYLKLCWGECPKNRLLKTPDGEEGLSYLCPGIKAFFDYSLPMLTGLAVLLGQQNGTH, translated from the coding sequence ATGACTAAACCCTCAACGCAGGCTTCAACATTACTCGACTTGGTTCCGCTAAAAACGGCTTACAAAGATCTCAGCGAAAACCCGACTTACCAGCGCCGCTTCCACGTGATGGCCAAGCCCGGTGGAGCGAAATGTAACATTGACTGCCAATATTGCTTTTACTTGCACAAAGAGAATCTGCTGCATCAACCTAAGCAGCCCAAAATGGACGATGAGACGCTGGAAGCGTTCGTGAAGAGTTATATTGAGAGTCAAGATGGCGACGAAATCGTCTTCTCCTGGCAGGGCGGAGAGCCAACCCTATTAGGGCTGGATTACTTTAAAAAAATCGTCGAACTGCAGAAAAAATATCAGCCTCAGGGCGTTAGGATTGAAAACGACTTGCAGACTAATGGAATTCTGCTCAACGACGAATGGTGTCATTTCTTGGCCGAAAACCATTTTCTGGTTGGACTATCCATCGATGGTCCGGAAGAGATCCACAACAAATATCGTGTCACTCGCAGCGGAAAACCTACCTTTCATTTGGTGATGAGTGCAGTTGAGAAAATCAAAGCACATGGTGTTCGCTTTAATGCGTTAGTCACCGTGAACCGATACAACGTCAAACACCCACTGGAAGTTTACCGTTTTGTGACCCGCGAACTGGGCGCTACCTATGTGCAGTTCAACCCGGTCGTGGAGCCGAGTGATTTCAAAACCACGGCACCGCAGTTCTGGAATGACAGCATGATACCTGTGGTCGGCAGCGAACTCTCCAAACCGGGGCACCCGATGTCGATCGTCACGGATTGGTCGGTGGATGCGGATGACTGGGGGCAATTTCTTATCGCCATTTTTGAGGAGTGGGTGAATAACGACCTGGGCCGGGTGCTGGTGAATCTGTTTGAAACCGCGGTCGCTCAGGTGATGGGTAAACCTGCGCAGCTGTGCATTACGGCAGAGTTCTGCGGGAAAGGCCTCGCCATCGAACACAACGGTGATGTATTCAGTTGCGATCATTACGTGTATCCGGAATACAAACTGGCCAATGTCAAACAACGTCCACTCAATGAAATGGCGTTCTCGGTAAGACAGCAGGCTTTTGGCATGGCTAAGCGCGATTCACTGCCTAAGTACTGTAAAGAATGTCCTTATCTGAAGCTCTGCTGGGGTGAATGCCCCAAAAACCGCTTGTTGAAAACACCGGATGGTGAAGAAGGGCTGAGCTATCTGTGTCCAGGAATCAAAGCATTTTTTGACTATTCATTGCCAATGCTCACCGGCTTGGCCGTATTACTAGGACAGCAGAATGGAACACATTAA
- a CDS encoding AAA family ATPase — MEHINNLSGCAHDDVVALQSAIESQVVGQRSVIRSLVLGLLCSGHVLLEGLPGTAKTRSVKALANGLSISFGRIQFTPDLLPSDVTGTEVLQETDGKSSLHFRPGPVFNQIVLADEINRAPAKVQAALLEAMGEGTITVAGQTHFLPELFMVLATQNPIEQEGTYPLPEAQMDRFLIKASVEYPDPKAERDIIRLVRQEENGVFDTKPQQSVTINPVSILQARQQIAALPLSEMVESYIIDLVMATRNPEQYEHSKLASWLTIGASPRASIALDKCSRALAWLEGRDHVLIDDVREVASLVLGHRLSLSYEALADGISQQDVVTELLDVVTIG; from the coding sequence ATGGAACACATTAATAATCTATCGGGTTGTGCACACGATGATGTTGTCGCGCTGCAAAGCGCCATTGAATCTCAGGTGGTTGGCCAGCGCTCAGTCATCCGCAGCTTGGTACTGGGTTTGCTGTGCAGTGGACATGTGCTGCTTGAAGGTTTGCCGGGGACCGCGAAAACGCGTTCGGTTAAAGCATTAGCAAATGGTCTGTCTATCTCTTTTGGCCGCATTCAGTTCACGCCGGACCTATTGCCGTCTGACGTGACGGGCACAGAAGTTCTGCAGGAAACGGACGGAAAATCATCACTCCATTTCCGCCCCGGGCCAGTGTTTAATCAGATTGTCCTCGCCGATGAGATTAACCGAGCGCCAGCTAAAGTTCAGGCTGCGCTGCTGGAAGCCATGGGGGAAGGCACTATTACCGTTGCGGGGCAAACGCACTTTCTGCCGGAGTTGTTTATGGTGCTGGCGACACAAAACCCGATAGAGCAGGAAGGTACGTATCCGTTACCTGAAGCGCAAATGGACCGTTTCTTGATTAAAGCATCGGTGGAGTATCCAGACCCAAAAGCGGAACGCGACATCATTCGTTTGGTGCGTCAGGAAGAGAACGGTGTGTTTGATACAAAGCCTCAGCAAAGCGTCACGATTAACCCCGTCAGTATATTGCAGGCGCGTCAGCAAATAGCGGCGTTGCCGTTGTCCGAGATGGTTGAAAGTTACATCATCGATTTGGTGATGGCGACTCGTAACCCAGAACAGTATGAACACTCTAAACTCGCCAGTTGGCTGACCATTGGTGCCAGCCCACGCGCCTCGATTGCGCTGGATAAATGTTCTCGCGCTTTAGCGTGGTTGGAAGGGCGCGATCATGTGTTAATTGACGATGTGCGCGAAGTTGCCTCGCTGGTGTTAGGGCATAGACTGAGCCTCTCTTATGAAGCACTAGCTGATGGTATCAGCCAGCAGGATGTGGTGACGGAACTGCTTGATGTGGTCACTATTGGGTAG
- a CDS encoding DUF58 domain-containing protein, translated as MNQPRLTTDSRIHVTLPQLVWLQNQVTQIKLLSARYSRAHLSGRYQSHQRGRGLNFEELRHYQLGDDIRQMDWKVTQRTGKPHVRSYTEEKDHQVIVCVDQRSGMYFGSVSYMKSVVAAEIAALVSWLALANNDRVGFFISACQELNWSSAKRGNAHFLMGLNQLVAANQMLSSASYDHDRVGFRKWMDQLSQRRLKAATLIIISDFSDADAQSLKQLKYLQQHNDVLSIFISDPLEVNLPEQQIRSAWVVGDGRYQLALQKGKQTSEVNKRLHARYAEKQTHLKSLMAAQHMPFIEITTHGDHLVQLAQTLRGIQ; from the coding sequence ATGAATCAACCTCGCCTCACAACGGATAGCCGCATTCATGTCACTTTGCCGCAATTGGTGTGGCTGCAAAATCAGGTGACGCAAATAAAGCTGCTCAGCGCGCGTTATTCACGAGCGCATCTGTCTGGTCGTTATCAATCTCATCAGCGTGGACGAGGCCTCAACTTTGAAGAGCTTCGCCATTACCAATTGGGGGATGACATTCGCCAAATGGACTGGAAAGTCACGCAGCGGACGGGAAAACCGCATGTGCGCAGCTATACCGAAGAGAAAGACCATCAGGTGATCGTGTGTGTTGACCAGAGGAGCGGGATGTATTTTGGTTCAGTCAGCTACATGAAGTCGGTAGTGGCTGCTGAAATAGCCGCGCTTGTGAGTTGGCTTGCGCTGGCAAACAACGATCGGGTTGGTTTTTTTATCTCAGCGTGTCAGGAACTTAACTGGTCGTCAGCGAAACGCGGAAACGCCCATTTTCTTATGGGATTAAATCAGCTAGTGGCTGCCAACCAGATGCTCAGCTCTGCAAGTTACGATCACGACCGTGTCGGTTTTCGTAAATGGATGGACCAACTCAGTCAGCGTCGCCTGAAAGCGGCCACATTGATCATCATCAGTGATTTCTCGGATGCGGATGCGCAGTCGTTGAAACAGCTTAAATATCTTCAACAGCACAATGATGTGTTGTCGATTTTTATCTCTGACCCACTGGAAGTGAACCTGCCAGAACAGCAGATCCGCTCCGCCTGGGTCGTCGGTGATGGCCGCTACCAGTTGGCGCTGCAAAAAGGCAAACAGACTTCTGAAGTCAACAAGCGGCTTCACGCTCGTTATGCTGAGAAACAAACGCATCTAAAGAGTTTGATGGCGGCACAGCATATGCCGTTTATCGAAATCACCACTCATGGCGATCATCTGGTCCAGCTTGCTCAGACGTTAAGGGGCATTCAATGA
- a CDS encoding DUF4381 domain-containing protein produces the protein MTPSPPSSYMLRELKEVPIPDPVGWWPQALGWQLLLILLAILTVYVIYQRVEHWWCNRYRREAIEALARLSSDDALWPQKMHKIVKVVMVYLDSKNAAVYGQSLLRQMDNYHQGNVNMAQNADFVRWMIYLEDPKATTPDFTAMRAALRAWLLNHRVPEKTQ, from the coding sequence ATGACCCCATCGCCTCCAAGCAGCTATATGTTACGAGAGCTAAAAGAAGTGCCGATTCCCGATCCCGTCGGATGGTGGCCACAAGCACTTGGATGGCAGTTACTGTTGATTCTGCTCGCTATTCTGACGGTTTATGTCATCTACCAACGGGTTGAGCATTGGTGGTGTAACCGTTATCGCCGAGAGGCAATTGAGGCGCTGGCTCGCTTGTCGTCCGATGATGCGCTGTGGCCGCAGAAAATGCATAAGATTGTCAAAGTAGTGATGGTTTATCTTGATTCAAAAAACGCCGCAGTTTATGGCCAGAGCTTGCTTCGCCAGATGGACAACTATCATCAAGGTAATGTGAACATGGCACAGAATGCTGACTTCGTTCGGTGGATGATTTATTTGGAAGACCCTAAGGCGACCACTCCGGATTTCACTGCGATGCGCGCTGCATTGAGGGCGTGGCTTTTAAATCATCGGGTGCCGGAGAAAACACAATGA